One Actinospica robiniae DSM 44927 genomic region harbors:
- a CDS encoding DUF6884 domain-containing protein: MPMQSGDGSATPFAASSTPASPTSSTAASIILVGGGKAQLSEPAAARDLYVSPLFARRRARAEASGVPWFVVSGRWGLLAPDDVLAPHSFSLAQQTVNYQRAWGRFVAEQLCLVSSIGRGDVVEIFASAAYATALTSPIEYLGARVRRVAVDAGSSTDNAC; encoded by the coding sequence ATGCCCATGCAATCCGGCGATGGATCCGCGACACCGTTCGCCGCGTCCTCGACGCCCGCCTCGCCCACGTCCTCGACCGCAGCGTCCATCATCCTCGTCGGAGGTGGAAAAGCCCAGCTGAGCGAGCCCGCCGCGGCCCGTGATCTGTATGTCAGCCCGCTGTTCGCGCGCCGGCGGGCCCGGGCCGAGGCGAGCGGGGTGCCGTGGTTCGTCGTCAGCGGCCGCTGGGGGCTGCTCGCGCCCGACGACGTCCTCGCGCCCCACTCCTTCTCCCTTGCCCAGCAAACGGTGAACTATCAGCGAGCGTGGGGCCGCTTCGTGGCCGAGCAGCTCTGCCTGGTCAGCTCGATCGGCCGCGGCGACGTCGTCGAGATCTTCGCCAGTGCCGCCTACGCCACTGCGCTCACGTCCCCGATCGAGTACCTCGGCGCCCGGGTACGCCGGGTAGCCGTGGATGCGGGCTCTTCGACGGACAATGCATGTTAG
- a CDS encoding histidine phosphatase family protein: MTSIEFEAVYLARHGQTQWNAVRRRQGRLDSPLTELGNAQARANAALLASEPVDAVFASPLGRARTTAGILAEALGLPVSVCDDLAEIDHGALSGLLPDEVEAAYPGFAAARDCDRYGYRFPGGESYQDADARAARALAQVAASGARRPLLVSHEMIGRMLLKHLGGLSTADALALTHPSDVVYRVAPGTGRPIEQLSAAVPSDVVGGRIRGNRQRSRRGDVRDRGRWIETGEGQISKRGDELLAAQETPYASPALERPSRS; this comes from the coding sequence GTGACGAGTATCGAGTTCGAGGCGGTCTACCTGGCGCGGCATGGCCAGACGCAGTGGAATGCCGTCCGCCGGAGGCAGGGGCGGTTGGATTCGCCGTTGACGGAGCTGGGCAATGCGCAGGCGCGGGCGAACGCCGCGCTGTTGGCGAGCGAGCCGGTGGACGCGGTCTTCGCGAGCCCGTTGGGGCGGGCCCGCACGACGGCCGGGATCCTCGCCGAGGCACTGGGTCTTCCGGTCTCGGTGTGCGACGACCTGGCCGAGATCGACCACGGTGCCCTGTCCGGCCTGCTGCCCGATGAGGTGGAGGCGGCGTATCCGGGCTTCGCTGCGGCGAGGGACTGTGACCGCTACGGCTATCGGTTCCCGGGCGGGGAGAGTTATCAGGATGCCGATGCCCGCGCCGCCCGGGCACTCGCGCAGGTTGCCGCGAGCGGCGCGCGGCGGCCGCTGCTGGTCTCACACGAGATGATCGGCCGGATGTTACTCAAGCACCTGGGCGGGTTGAGCACCGCCGACGCCCTCGCGCTGACGCACCCGTCCGACGTCGTCTACCGGGTCGCGCCTGGTACTGGGCGGCCAATCGAGCAGTTGTCCGCTGCCGTACCGAGCGACGTAGTGGGGGGCAGGATCCGTGGAAACCGGCAGCGTAGCCGCCGAGGCGATGTGAGGGACCGCGGACGTTGGATCGAGACCGGCGAAGGCCAAATTTCCAAACGCGGTGACGAGTTGCTCGCCGCCCAAGAGACCCCGTACGCGAGCCCGGCGCTGGAGCGGCCGTCCCGATCCTAG
- a CDS encoding Lrp/AsnC family transcriptional regulator has protein sequence MTVNLDEIDWALIRELQADARLSISELGRRVQLGASATAERVRRLEALGVITGYHAVVDLEKIGYPVLAVVRLKYPGNHHQPLRRLLAERHEVLECLRTTGEDCYTLKVAATSMEHLEKLMDELAGFGSTTTNVVYRQTLPYRGPEKP, from the coding sequence ATGACCGTGAATCTCGACGAGATCGACTGGGCACTGATACGGGAGCTGCAAGCCGACGCGCGCCTGTCGATCAGCGAGCTCGGACGGCGCGTGCAACTCGGCGCCTCGGCGACCGCCGAGCGGGTCCGCCGCCTCGAGGCGCTCGGCGTGATCACCGGCTATCACGCCGTCGTCGACCTGGAGAAGATCGGCTATCCCGTGCTGGCCGTGGTCCGGCTGAAATACCCGGGCAACCACCACCAACCGCTTCGCCGACTGCTCGCCGAGCGCCACGAGGTGCTCGAGTGCCTGCGTACCACGGGGGAGGACTGCTACACGCTGAAGGTCGCGGCCACCTCGATGGAGCACCTCGAGAAGCTCATGGACGAACTGGCCGGCTTCGGAAGCACGACCACCAACGTCGTCTACCGCCAGACACTGCCGTATCGCGGTCCTGAAAAGCCGTGA
- a CDS encoding LLM class flavin-dependent oxidoreductase, with protein MHLGVNVPNYGPGTDPGVLREWARVVEGLGFDLLMLSDHIAVTPDVAVRYPERFFEPFTTLSWLAGSTSRIKLGTTVLVLPYRHPLLTARMAGNLDELSGGRFVLGVGVGGAKQEFAALGVPFAERGRLTDECLLSLRQAWGAGSSIPIWVGGNSPAAIRRAERFGDAWHPLRVTLPFLRETVANRALPGLAPRIAFQLGSAPVHDPERPAGTGDLEQILDDLRQLQLLGAETVVLDPPHGDPEETRRPEEAWRALTTVATQWRTQS; from the coding sequence ATGCACCTCGGCGTGAACGTACCGAACTACGGACCGGGGACCGATCCAGGCGTGCTGCGCGAGTGGGCGCGAGTCGTCGAAGGGCTCGGTTTCGATCTGCTGATGCTCTCCGACCACATCGCCGTCACCCCGGATGTGGCGGTGCGCTATCCGGAGCGCTTCTTCGAACCCTTCACCACGTTGTCCTGGCTCGCCGGCAGCACGAGCCGGATCAAGCTGGGTACCACCGTGCTCGTGTTGCCGTACCGGCACCCGCTTCTGACGGCTCGTATGGCCGGCAACCTCGACGAGCTCAGCGGCGGCCGGTTCGTGCTCGGCGTGGGTGTCGGTGGGGCGAAGCAGGAGTTCGCCGCGCTCGGCGTCCCCTTCGCCGAGCGCGGTCGGCTGACTGACGAGTGCCTGCTGTCGCTGCGGCAGGCGTGGGGTGCCGGGTCTTCGATTCCCATCTGGGTCGGGGGCAACAGTCCGGCGGCGATCCGCCGCGCCGAGCGCTTCGGCGACGCCTGGCACCCCCTGCGCGTCACCCTGCCCTTCCTGCGCGAGACCGTCGCCAACCGCGCCCTGCCCGGGCTGGCGCCGCGCATCGCCTTCCAGCTGGGCAGCGCGCCGGTTCACGATCCCGAGAGACCGGCCGGCACCGGCGACCTGGAGCAGATCCTTGACGATCTCCGCCAGCTTCAGCTGTTGGGAGCTGAGACCGTCGTGCTCGATCCCCCCCATGGGGATCCCGAGGAGACGCGACGGCCGGAAGAGGCTTGGCGGGCCCTGACCACCGTGGCCACTCAATGGAGGACGCAATCGTGA
- a CDS encoding nucleoside deaminase, protein MITPADEALLRRAIAIAATAVTLGDAPYGSLLADPAGKILAEAHNTVVRDDDITAHPELKLARWAARELDAETASRTTMYTSCQPCGMCTGAIARSGLVRVVYALATDQLIALNPGSDWPVVPHEGPALFEEARVPIERHYRP, encoded by the coding sequence GTGATCACCCCCGCCGATGAGGCACTGCTGCGACGCGCGATCGCCATCGCGGCGACCGCCGTCACCCTCGGCGACGCGCCCTACGGATCGCTGCTGGCCGATCCTGCCGGAAAGATTCTCGCCGAGGCACACAACACGGTTGTGCGCGATGACGACATCACGGCCCACCCTGAGCTCAAGCTCGCCCGATGGGCGGCACGCGAACTCGACGCCGAGACCGCCTCACGCACGACGATGTACACCAGTTGCCAGCCATGCGGCATGTGCACCGGCGCGATCGCGCGCTCCGGACTCGTTCGCGTCGTCTACGCGCTGGCCACGGACCAGCTGATCGCATTGAACCCGGGCTCGGATTGGCCGGTCGTACCGCACGAGGGGCCCGCCTTGTTCGAGGAGGCGCGCGTTCCCATCGAGCGGCACTACCGGCCGTGA
- a CDS encoding SPFH domain-containing protein — translation MESSEKNAWRIPGLLGLLIAVVCLVVPPLGLFMFRSLVVLQPNEAVVLTRLGKYSGTLRRAGWHAVNPLAQKVHVSLKIRTNDSEFQKVNDMDGNPIEVSAMVVWQVHDTAKAVFDVHDYHDFVELQTQAALHHTASRFPYDSHGQERLSLSGDPGTVADALRTELGSRLAAAGIVVTDVRLRRIAYAPEVAGNMLRRQQAGAVVGARSKIVEGALGMIDATLAHLSEGSGVVLDDNHKAKLVSNLLVVLCSEQHVQPVLNTGSSSID, via the coding sequence ATGGAGTCATCTGAGAAGAACGCCTGGCGGATACCGGGGCTCCTGGGTCTGCTCATCGCGGTGGTGTGTCTGGTGGTCCCGCCACTCGGCTTGTTCATGTTCAGGAGCCTGGTGGTGCTGCAGCCGAACGAAGCCGTCGTGCTCACCCGGCTGGGCAAGTATTCGGGGACGTTGCGCAGGGCGGGCTGGCACGCCGTCAACCCGCTGGCGCAGAAAGTGCACGTCTCGCTGAAGATCCGCACGAACGACAGCGAGTTCCAGAAGGTCAACGACATGGACGGCAATCCCATCGAGGTCTCCGCGATGGTCGTCTGGCAAGTGCACGACACGGCGAAAGCAGTGTTCGACGTGCACGACTACCACGACTTCGTCGAGCTGCAGACTCAGGCCGCCTTGCACCACACCGCGAGCCGGTTTCCGTACGACAGCCACGGGCAGGAGCGTCTCTCGCTCAGCGGCGACCCGGGCACCGTGGCCGACGCGCTCCGCACGGAACTCGGGTCGCGTCTCGCCGCGGCGGGAATCGTGGTCACGGACGTGCGCCTGCGCCGCATCGCCTACGCGCCCGAGGTCGCCGGCAACATGCTGCGACGTCAGCAGGCCGGCGCCGTCGTCGGGGCGCGCTCCAAGATCGTGGAGGGTGCGCTCGGCATGATCGACGCCACGCTCGCGCACCTGAGCGAAGGCAGCGGCGTCGTCCTCGACGACAACCACAAGGCGAAGCTGGTCTCCAATCTCCTGGTCGTGCTCTGCAGCGAGCAGCACGTCCAGCCGGTACTCAACACCGGCTCGTCCAGCATCGACTGA
- a CDS encoding ABC transporter ATP-binding protein, producing the protein MIEPTALTTAAIEVQGITRVYGSGNTQVAALRGVDFRTEPGKLVAVRGRSGSGKTTLLNIVGGLDRPTSGTVHIAGRDVTKMSESERLRLRRTDVAFIFQSFGLISVLSAAENVSVPLRIAGLPRAERRERVELMLEITGLAEHAAQRPGELSGGQQQRVAIARALAGRPKVLIADEPTGQLDADTARLIMRLLKTVVRSEGISALVATHDLTLLDLADEVLTLQDGLIERS; encoded by the coding sequence GTGATTGAACCGACCGCCCTGACGACCGCCGCGATCGAGGTTCAGGGCATTACCCGCGTCTACGGCAGCGGCAACACGCAAGTGGCCGCCCTGCGCGGCGTGGATTTCCGCACCGAGCCGGGAAAGCTGGTCGCCGTCCGAGGCCGCTCCGGCTCCGGCAAGACCACCTTGCTCAACATCGTCGGCGGCCTCGACCGCCCGACCAGCGGGACCGTGCATATCGCCGGACGCGACGTGACGAAGATGAGCGAGAGCGAAAGGCTCAGGCTCAGAAGAACGGACGTGGCCTTCATCTTCCAGTCCTTCGGCCTGATCTCCGTCCTCTCCGCGGCCGAGAACGTCAGCGTCCCGCTGCGCATCGCCGGCCTCCCGCGCGCAGAGCGCAGGGAGCGGGTCGAGTTGATGCTGGAGATCACCGGCCTGGCCGAGCACGCCGCCCAGCGCCCCGGCGAGCTCTCCGGCGGCCAGCAGCAGCGCGTGGCCATCGCCCGCGCCCTGGCCGGCCGCCCCAAGGTCCTGATCGCGGACGAGCCCACCGGCCAGCTCGACGCCGACACCGCGCGCCTGATCATGCGCCTGCTCAAGACCGTCGTGCGCAGCGAGGGCATCTCCGCCCTCGTCGCCACCCACGACCTGACCCTGCTCGACCTGGCCGACGAGGTGCTGACCCTGCAGGACGGACTGATCGAGCGCAGCTGA
- a CDS encoding ABC transporter ATP-binding protein, with translation MTVREDGKLAIHEAAGLDQIRSELRAGREGYGEDALVVCDQLVRIYTADGVEVQALQGLDLLVKRGELLALVGASGSGKSTLLNILGGMDRPTAGSLRVDGRDVAAMRGAAWLDYRRKTVGFVWQQTARNLVPYLTARQNAALPMRFSGTGRRKRNARADELLEMLGVAYCRDRRPHQMSGGEQQRVAIATACANGPTLLLADEPTGELDTKTAADVFGALRTMNAELGVTVLIVTHDHMVAGQVDRTVAIRDGRTSTETLRHTVTGDDGEEVRHAVEYAVLDRAGRLQMPAAMIRRLQMRDRVRLEEEADHVGVWPGQTRPEQGVGEQSLGEQGLDGQAGERDGD, from the coding sequence ATGACAGTACGCGAAGACGGAAAACTCGCGATCCACGAGGCGGCCGGCCTCGACCAGATCCGCAGCGAACTGCGTGCGGGCAGGGAGGGCTACGGCGAGGACGCCCTCGTCGTGTGCGATCAACTCGTGCGCATCTACACCGCGGACGGAGTGGAGGTCCAAGCCCTCCAAGGCCTCGACCTGCTGGTCAAGCGAGGCGAACTGCTCGCCCTGGTCGGCGCGTCCGGAAGCGGCAAATCCACCCTGCTCAACATCCTCGGCGGAATGGACCGCCCCACCGCGGGCAGCCTGCGCGTGGACGGCAGGGACGTGGCGGCGATGCGCGGCGCCGCCTGGCTGGACTACCGCCGCAAGACGGTCGGATTCGTCTGGCAGCAGACCGCGAGGAACCTGGTGCCCTACCTCACCGCCCGGCAGAACGCCGCGCTGCCCATGCGCTTCTCCGGCACGGGAAGAAGGAAGCGCAACGCCCGGGCGGACGAACTGTTGGAGATGCTCGGCGTGGCCTACTGCCGCGACCGCCGCCCGCACCAGATGTCCGGCGGCGAGCAGCAGCGCGTCGCCATCGCCACCGCGTGCGCGAACGGCCCCACGCTGCTGCTGGCCGACGAGCCCACCGGCGAGCTCGACACGAAGACCGCCGCCGACGTGTTCGGCGCCCTGCGCACGATGAACGCGGAACTCGGCGTCACGGTCCTGATCGTCACCCACGACCACATGGTGGCCGGCCAGGTCGACCGCACGGTGGCGATCCGGGACGGGCGTACGAGCACGGAGACGCTGCGCCACACGGTGACCGGTGACGACGGCGAGGAAGTGCGCCACGCCGTGGAGTACGCCGTTCTCGACCGGGCGGGCCGCCTGCAGATGCCGGCCGCGATGATCAGGAGGCTTCAGATGCGCGACCGGGTCCGGTTGGAAGAGGAGGCGGACCATGTCGGCGTGTGGCCGGGTCAGACGCGCCCGGAGCAGGGCGTCGGCGAGCAGAGCCTCGGCGAGCAGGGTCTCGACGGGCAGGCCGGGGAGCGCGACGGTGATTGA
- a CDS encoding ferritin-like domain-containing protein — MAQIDAPQAWGKAVAEEMTVQAEVAARFTWRYDGRDGRLTAMYEKAKSAQWNASADIEWANVPEFGSPLPDQGALPGVPLRGRAGSPVPAHLWERFRWEYHAWMTSQFLHGEQGALLATSRIVETVPDLEAKLFAATQVADEARHVEAYATYLDRLGAAYPIDPPLRTMLAHIIGTDAWDLTFLGMQVIVEGIALAMFRLGNATSFDPVIRRITELVARDESRHVAFGVLALEGLYPELTSRELAEREEFVKESALLMARRFGMDEVWERLGVDVAEGVRFTTTDPIMVDFRRLMFTRVTACLVRVGLFTDSVRAHLEQLSLVRPSSAAHR; from the coding sequence ATGGCGCAGATAGACGCACCACAGGCCTGGGGGAAGGCCGTGGCCGAGGAGATGACAGTGCAGGCCGAGGTGGCCGCCCGCTTCACCTGGCGCTACGACGGCCGGGACGGACGGCTGACGGCGATGTACGAGAAGGCCAAGAGCGCGCAGTGGAACGCGTCCGCCGACATCGAGTGGGCGAACGTGCCGGAGTTCGGCTCGCCGCTGCCGGACCAGGGCGCGCTGCCCGGAGTGCCGCTGCGCGGCCGGGCGGGCTCGCCGGTGCCGGCCCACCTGTGGGAGCGGTTCCGCTGGGAGTACCACGCGTGGATGACCAGCCAGTTCCTGCACGGAGAGCAGGGGGCGCTGCTGGCGACCTCGCGCATCGTGGAGACCGTGCCGGATCTGGAGGCCAAGCTCTTCGCGGCGACTCAGGTGGCTGACGAGGCCAGGCATGTCGAGGCGTACGCCACCTATCTCGACCGGCTCGGCGCGGCCTACCCGATCGATCCGCCGTTGCGCACAATGCTCGCGCACATCATCGGGACGGACGCGTGGGACCTGACCTTCCTCGGCATGCAGGTCATCGTCGAGGGGATCGCGCTGGCGATGTTCCGGCTGGGCAACGCCACGTCCTTCGATCCGGTCATCCGCCGGATCACCGAACTGGTCGCGCGGGACGAGTCGCGCCACGTCGCCTTCGGCGTGCTCGCGTTGGAGGGCCTGTATCCCGAGCTGACCAGCCGCGAGCTGGCCGAGCGGGAGGAGTTCGTCAAGGAGTCCGCGCTGTTGATGGCGCGGCGCTTCGGAATGGACGAGGTCTGGGAGCGGCTCGGCGTCGACGTGGCCGAAGGAGTGCGCTTCACCACCACGGACCCGATCATGGTCGATTTCCGGCGGCTGATGTTCACGAGGGTCACCGCCTGCCTGGTCCGCGTCGGTCTCTTCACCGACAGCGTGCGGGCGCATCTGGAGCAGCTGTCCCTGGTGCGCCCCAGTTCGGCGGCGCATCGATGA
- a CDS encoding AMP-binding protein, protein MSPELRLLDRSPTGWLHEPDDERGLHATSPDSDRWEFTSYRRLAELAQDAAATLAGRGVGAGDRVLIVVSDPVRFAAQYFGTILLGASPAPAAPPPAFTRPAAYAQHINALIELVGAAAVTADPEVEPFLAQHATQPVRQPADEQPDLIQFSSGSTGAQRAVLLGPDALWANVTALVHWLKVEPEDAFGSWLPLYHDMGLVGMLLGPMTVGCDIWLMRPHEFVRSPASWVRLLAEQRCAITAIPPFGLSHVRRRIRDLDLGGADLSNLRAVIVGAERIDAATARGFSELLTPHGLRETAVLPAYGMAEATLAVTGTPLGSAWRTAADGTVSCGRPLESVGVCVLDEDGLPVPDGAVGEIHVSGPSLARARLSRGESGMGEIGPRLRTGDAGFFDGGDLFVLGRIGDAVKYLGRWVFADDVQELVAPALPARRTAVALLGAVQGRERAVIAVEGALADQEAEAVGRAVAGPLPWLDLQVARVGSGWIERTTSGKPRRRVMWAKTLADGFEHTVLYHAEGTGRPESGRHGEGD, encoded by the coding sequence ATGAGCCCTGAATTGCGGCTGTTGGACCGGTCACCGACGGGCTGGCTCCACGAGCCGGACGACGAGCGCGGCCTGCACGCCACCTCGCCCGATTCAGACCGCTGGGAGTTCACCTCCTACCGCCGGCTGGCCGAGCTCGCGCAGGATGCCGCCGCCACGCTGGCCGGACGCGGCGTCGGGGCGGGTGACAGGGTTCTGATCGTTGTCTCCGACCCGGTGCGGTTCGCAGCGCAGTACTTCGGCACGATCCTGCTCGGGGCGAGCCCCGCTCCTGCGGCGCCGCCACCGGCGTTCACGCGGCCCGCGGCGTACGCCCAGCATATCAATGCTCTGATCGAGCTGGTCGGCGCCGCGGCGGTGACAGCCGATCCCGAGGTCGAGCCCTTCCTTGCCCAACACGCCACCCAACCCGTCCGGCAGCCCGCGGACGAGCAGCCCGACCTGATCCAGTTCAGCTCCGGGTCCACCGGCGCGCAGCGCGCAGTGCTGCTCGGCCCGGATGCGCTGTGGGCGAACGTGACCGCGCTGGTCCACTGGCTGAAGGTCGAGCCGGAGGACGCCTTCGGCAGCTGGCTGCCGCTCTACCACGACATGGGCCTGGTCGGCATGCTGCTCGGGCCGATGACAGTAGGCTGCGACATCTGGCTGATGCGGCCACACGAGTTCGTCCGCTCCCCCGCGAGCTGGGTCCGGCTGCTGGCCGAGCAGCGCTGCGCCATCACGGCGATCCCGCCGTTCGGGCTCTCGCACGTCCGGCGGCGGATCCGCGACCTCGACCTCGGCGGGGCCGATCTGTCGAACCTGCGGGCGGTCATCGTCGGGGCGGAGCGGATCGACGCCGCCACGGCCCGCGGCTTCAGCGAACTCCTGACTCCACACGGCTTGCGCGAGACGGCGGTGCTGCCCGCGTACGGCATGGCCGAGGCGACGCTCGCGGTGACGGGCACACCGCTCGGCTCGGCCTGGCGCACTGCGGCCGACGGTACGGTCTCCTGCGGCCGCCCGCTCGAGAGTGTCGGCGTGTGCGTACTCGATGAGGACGGTCTGCCGGTGCCGGACGGCGCGGTAGGTGAGATCCACGTCTCAGGGCCCTCATTGGCGCGGGCGCGACTGTCCAGAGGCGAATCCGGGATGGGGGAGATCGGGCCTCGGCTGCGCACCGGTGACGCAGGGTTCTTCGACGGCGGGGATCTGTTCGTGCTCGGGCGCATCGGGGACGCGGTCAAGTACCTCGGCCGCTGGGTCTTCGCCGACGACGTGCAGGAGTTGGTCGCGCCCGCGCTGCCGGCGCGCCGGACGGCGGTCGCGCTGCTCGGCGCCGTGCAGGGGCGCGAGCGGGCGGTGATCGCGGTGGAGGGGGCGTTGGCCGATCAGGAGGCCGAGGCCGTCGGCCGGGCGGTCGCCGGTCCGCTGCCGTGGCTGGACCTGCAGGTCGCGCGGGTCGGATCCGGCTGGATCGAGCGCACCACCAGCGGCAAGCCGCGCCGCCGGGTCATGTGGGCCAAGACGCTGGCGGACGGGTTCGAGCACACCGTGCTTTATCACGCCGAAGGAACGGGCCGGCCCGAATCGGGCCGACATGGGGAAGGAGACTGA
- a CDS encoding acyl carrier protein: MQEQGAVGALSEAELTFVRATLERVVARLAPGSPERVEPSQSLIDELGFDSFRLVELAVRLEELFDVEFMTFEAASLIGTVEDLGGFVVRRIAEAAAVVPSPAQVEQMLRTL; the protein is encoded by the coding sequence ATGCAGGAGCAAGGAGCCGTCGGAGCGCTGTCCGAGGCGGAGTTGACGTTCGTCCGCGCCACCCTCGAACGCGTGGTGGCGCGGCTGGCCCCCGGCTCGCCGGAGAGGGTCGAGCCCTCCCAATCGCTGATCGACGAGCTGGGGTTCGACTCGTTCCGGCTGGTGGAGCTGGCGGTGCGGCTGGAAGAGCTCTTCGATGTGGAGTTCATGACCTTCGAGGCCGCCTCGCTGATCGGCACGGTGGAGGATCTCGGTGGCTTCGTGGTGCGCCGGATCGCCGAGGCGGCCGCCGTGGTGCCGAGCCCGGCGCAGGTGGAGCAGATGCTGAGGACGCTGTGA